A genome region from Glycine max cultivar Williams 82 chromosome 5, Glycine_max_v4.0, whole genome shotgun sequence includes the following:
- the LOC100788119 gene encoding LRR receptor-like serine/threonine-protein kinase FLS2, with translation MLSLKISLTIGIVLSIASIVSHAETSLDVEIQALKAFKNSITADPNGALADWVDSHHHCNWSGIACDPPSNHVISISLVSLQLQGEISPFLGNISGLQVFDVTSNSFSGYIPSQLSLCTQLTQLILVDNSLSGPIPPELGNLKSLQYLDLGNNFLNGSLPDSIFNCTSLLGIAFNFNNLTGRIPANIGNPVNLIQIAGFGNSLVGSIPLSVGQLAALRALDFSQNKLSGVIPREIGNLTNLEYLELFQNSLSGKVPSELGKCSKLLSLELSDNKLVGSIPPELGNLVQLGTLKLHRNNLNSTIPSSIFQLKSLTNLGLSQNNLEGTISSEIGSMNSLQVLTLHLNKFTGKIPSSITNLTNLTYLSMSQNLLSGELPSNLGALHDLKFLVLNSNCFHGSIPSSITNITSLVNVSLSFNALTGKIPEGFSRSPNLTFLSLTSNKMTGEIPNDLYNCSNLSTLSLAMNNFSGLIKSDIQNLSKLIRLQLNGNSFIGPIPPEIGNLNQLVTLSLSENTFSGQIPPELSKLSHLQGISLYDNELQGTIPDKLSELKELTELLLHQNKLVGQIPDSLSKLEMLSYLDLHGNKLNGSIPRSMGKLNHLLALDLSHNQLTGIIPGDVIAHFKDIQMYLNLSYNHLVGNVPTELGMLGMIQAIDISNNNLSGFIPKTLAGCRNLFNLDFSGNNISGPIPAEAFSHMDLLESLNLSRNHLKGEIPEILAELDRLSSLDLSQNDLKGTIPEGFANLSNLVHLNLSFNQLEGHVPKTGIFAHINASSIVGNRDLCGAKFLPPCRETKHSLSKKSISIIASLGSLAMLLLLLILVLNRGTKFCNSKERDASVNHGPDYNSALTLKRFNPNELEIATGFFSADSIIGASSLSTVYKGQMEDGRVVAIKRLNLQQFSAKTDKIFKREANTLSQMRHRNLVKVLGYAWESGKMKALVLEYMENGNLENIIHGKGVDQSVISRWTLSERVRVFISIASALDYLHSGYDFPIVHCDIKPSNILLDREWEAHVSDFGTARILGLHEQAGSTLSSSAALQGTVGYMAPEFAYMRKVTTKADVFSFGIIVMEFLTKRRPTGLSEEEGLPITLREVVAKALANGIEQFVNIVDPLLTWNVTKEHDEVLAELFKLSLCCTLPDPEHRPNTNEVLSALVKLQTTLSC, from the exons ATGTTGTCCCTAAAGATTAGTTTGACTATAGGCATAGTCCTTTCCATTGCATCCATAGTTTCCCATGCTGAAACAAGCTTGGATGTTGAAATTCAAGCTTTGAAAGCTTTCAAAAACTCCATCACTGCTGACCCAAATGGGGCTCTTGCAGATTGGGTTGACAGTCACCACCACTGCAACTGGTCTGGCATTGCATGTGATCCACCTTCAAATcatgtcatttcaatttccctGGTTAGTCTTCAGCTCCAAGGGGAGATTTCACCTTTCCTTGGAAACATTTCTGGCCTTCAGGTTTTTGATGTAACTTCAAACTCATTCTCTGGCTACATTCCTTCTCAGCTCAGTCTTTGCACTCAACTTACTCAACTGATTCTTGTTGACAATTCTTTATCAGGTCCTATCCCTCCTGAATTAGGAAATCTTAAAAGCCTGCAGTATTTAGACTTAGGTAACAACTTCTTGAATGGAAGCCTCCCTGACAGCATATTCAACTGCACTTCTTTGTTGGGTATTGCTTTTAATTTCAACAACCTTACTGGCAGAATCCCAGCAAACATTGGGAATCCAGTTAACCTTATACAGATTGCAGGTTTTGGAAATAGCTTGGTAGGGTCTATACCTCTTTCCGTAGGTCAATTAGCCGCTTTGCGAGCTCTTGATTTTAGCCAGAACAAGTTATCAGGTGTAATACCTCGAGAGATTGGAAATCTGACAAATTTAGAATACCTTGAATTGTTCCAAAATTCATTGAGTGGGAAAGTTCCTTCAGAGCTAGGTAAGTGTAGCAAACTTTTAAGCCTTGAGTTATCCGATAATAAGCTTGTTGGAAGTATTCCTCCTGAGCTAGGAAATTTAGTTCAGTTAGGGACATTGAAGTTACATCGGAATAACTTGAATTCCACCattccatcttccatattccaGTTGAAATCATTAACAAATTTAGGCCTCTCACAGAATAACTTAGAGGGAACAATATCTTCAGAGATTGGATCTATGAACTCCTTGCAAGTTCTAACCCTGCACTTAAATAAGTTTACTGGGAAGATCCCTTCGTCAATAACAAACTTGACAAACTTGACATATCTGTCAATGAGCCAGAATCTCCTCTCAGGTGAACTTCCTTCAAACTTGGGTGCGCTTCATGATTTGAAGTTTCTTGTTTTGAACTCCAACTGCTTTCATGGATCCATTCCCTCTAGCATTACCAATATTACTAGTCTAGTAAATGTAAGTTTGTCTTTTAATGCTTTAACTGGGAAAATTCCTGAGGGTTTTTCAAGGTCGCCTAATCTTACTTTCCTGTCTCTTACATCCAACAAAATGACTGGGGAAATCCCAAATGACCTCTATAACTGCTCAAATCTTAGCACTCTAAGTTTGGCAATGAACAACTTCAGTGGATTGATAAAATCAGATATCCAGAATCTCTCTAAACTCATACGCCTGCAGCTGAATGGAAATTCTTTCATAGGACCAATTCCACCAGAGATCGGAAACTTGAATCAACTCGTCACTTTATCCCTTTCTGAAAATACGTTTTCAGGTCAAATTCCTCCAGAACTTTCCAAACTTTCTCACCTTCAGGGGATCTCTCTCTATGACAATGAACTACAAGGTACAATACCTGATAAGCTCTCTGAATTAAAAGAACTAACAGAACTTTTGCTGCATCAAAATAAGTTGGTTGGTCAAATACCTGATTCTCTCTCAAAGCTTGAGATGCTTTCATACTTAGACCTTCATGGCAACAAACTTAATGGGTCCATTCCAAGAAGCATGGGAAAGCTTAACCATCTTTTAGCATTGGATCTCTCTCACAACCAGCTCACAGGAATAATTCCTGGAGATGTCATTGCACACTTCAAAGACATTCAGATGTATCTCAACCTTTCTTACAACCACTTGGTTGGAAATGTTCCAACTGAGTTGGGCATGTTGGGAATGATACAAGCTATTGATATTTCAAACAATAATCTTTCGGGTTTCATTCCCAAAACACTTGCTGGGTGCAGAAATCTTTTCAATCTTGATTTTTCAGGAAACAATATTTCAGGTCCTATTCCTGCAGAAGCTTTTAGTCACATGGACTTGCTTGAAAGCTTGAACCTCTCAAGAAATCATTTAAAAGGTGAAATCCCTGAAATATTGGCAGAGCTTGATCGTCTTAGTTCCCTAGATCTTTCTCAGAATGACTTGAAGGGAACTATTCCTGAGGGCTTTGCCAATCTTTCCAACTTGGTGCATCTcaacctttcattcaatcaacTTGAAGGTCATGTACCAAAAACTGGAATATTTGCACACATCAATGCATCTAGTATTGTGGGAAACCGGGATCTTTGTGGAGCTAAGTTCCTACCACCATGCAGAGAGACAAAACATTCGCTGTCCAAGAAGAGCATATCTATTATTGCTTCACTTGGATCTCTTGCTATGCTTCTACTTTTGCTGATTCTAGTTCTCAATCGAGGCACCAAATTCTGCAATTCTAAAGAAAGAGATGCTAGTGTGAATCATGGACCAGACTACAATTCAGCATTGACACTTAAAAGGTTCAATCCAAACGAGTTGGAGATTGCCACTGGTTTTTTCAGTGCAGACAGCATCATAGGTGCTAGCAGTTTGAGCACAGTTTACAAGGGTCAAATGGAAGATGGCCGGGTTGTAGCCATAAAAAGATTGAATTTGCAACAATTCTCTGCCAAAACTGACAAGATCTTCAAGAGAGAAGCCAACACCTTGAGCCAGATGAGACATAGGAATTTGGTCAAGGTACTTGGATATGCCTGGGAGAGTGGGAAAATGAAGGCTTTGGTTCTAGAGTACATGGAGAATGGGAACTTGGAGAACATCATACATGGAAAAGGGGTAGATCAGTCTGTGATCTCTAGGTGGACATTATCTGAAAGAGTCCGAGTTTTCATTTCTATTGCTAGTGCATTGGATTATTTGCACTCTGGTTATGATTTTCCCATTGTACACTGTGATATAAAGCCTTCTAACATCCTTTTAGACAGAGAGTGGGAAGCTCATGTCAGTGACTTTGGGACAGCACGAATACTTGGTCTTCATGAGCAGGCTGGTAGTACCCTTTCCTCATCAGCAGCTTTGCAAGGCACAGTTGGTTATATGGCACCAG AATTTGCTTACATGAGGAAAGTAACCACTAAAGCGGATGTGTTCAGCTTTGGTATCATAGTAATGGAGTTTCTAACAaaaagaaggccaacagggctCTCAGAAGAGGAAGGTTTGCCAATCACTTTGCGTGAAGTAGTAGCAAAAGCCCTTGCAAATGGAATAGAACAATTTGTCAATATTGTGGACCCTTTGTTGACCTGGAATGTTACAAAAGAACATGATGAAGTGTTGGCAGAGCTCTTTAAGCTATCCCTGTGCTGCACCCTCCCTGATCCTGAACATCGACCCAACACAAATGAGGTTTTATCTGCCCTTGTGAAGCTTCAAACAACACTGTCTTGTTAA
- the LOC100306539 gene encoding uncharacterized protein LOC100306539 precursor yields the protein MAKSTGSLVFLSIFTLLLSCNLGGHLKFANGMLDQESWCVAKPSTIDVALNDNIQYGCIALGDCKMIQPGGSCFYPNTLLNHASVVMNQYYAANGRNTWNCFFSGSGLFVVSDPSYANCTYA from the exons ATGGCCAAATCAACTGGGTCACTTGTCTTTCTCTCTATTTTCACTTTGCTCCTTTCTTGCAACTTAG GAGGGCACTTAAAGTTTGCTAATGGAATG CTAGACCAGGAAAGTTGGTGCGTAGCAAAACCTTCAACAATTGATGTTGCACTGAATGATAACATTCAATATGGTTGCATTGCCTTGGGTGATTGCAAAATGATCCAACCAGGTGGATCCTGCTTCTACCCAAACACTCTGTTAAACCATGCCTCTGTTGTCATGAATCAGTACTATGCAGCTAATGGTAGAAACACTTGGAACTGTTTCTTCTCTGGCTCTGGTCTCTTTGTTGTCAGTGACCCAA GTTACGCTAACTGCACCTATGCTTAG
- the LOC100789890 gene encoding uncharacterized protein has protein sequence MKQDSFQAPNCRDFRHVSSTAKLKRQDAPNWKASRPLVNSISPMSVVLFIIRALSFVCEVLLLLLAVATRLVKIIGVALTAYGGSGNKKVNSSKQGRDHLSHKEGTTNIHNMHKGDQSLPNTSAVTTNTSDDQILRSAGTEKHSSSVNNGTEDAFINSGGGHQYFKEAEFNTGVQVAKGRHAPCSGNNGTKSSFRNSGSGKQDFGNAKFNTGANYN, from the exons ATGAAGCAGGATTCGTTTCAG GCACCAAATTGCCGAGATTTCCGACATGTATCTTCAACCGCCAAGCTCAAACGCCAAG acgcaccaaATTGGAAAGCTTCCCGGCCACTCGTCAATAGCATTTCTCCTATGTCAGTGGTGCTCTTCATTATCAGAGCTCTATCATTTGTCTGTGAGGTGCTACTTTTGCTGCTTGCAGTCGCAACTCGTCTTGTCAAGATCATCGGTGTTGCTCTAACAGCTTATGGAGGATCAGGTAATAAGAAAGTCAACAGCAGCAAGCAGGGAAGAGATCATCTGAGCCATAAAGAAGGCACTAccaacatacacaacatgcacaaaGGGGATCAAAGCTTACCCAACACCTCTGCTGTTACAACCAACACTTCTGACGACCAAATTCTTCGTTCTGCTGGAACTGAAAAGCACTCTAGTAGCGTTAACAATGGTACTGAGGATGCCTTTATAAACTCAGGAGGCGGACATCAATACTTCAAGGAGGCGGAGTTCAACACTGGTGTGCAAGTTGCCAAGGGGAGACACGCTCCTTGCAGTGGTAACAATGGGACTAAAAGTTCTTTTCGCAACTCTGGTTCGGGAAAACAGGATTTCGGAAATGCTAAGTTTAACACTGGTGCTAATTACAACTAA